In the Streptomyces sp. SJL17-4 genome, GCAGGGCGGGGACGATGCAGAAGGTGCAGGTGTTGTTGCAGCCGACGGAGATCGAGACCCAGGCGGCGTACGCGGACTCGCGGCGGGTCGGCAGCGTCGAGGGGAAGGCCTCGAGCGACTCGGCGATCTCGATCTGCGCCTCCTCCTGCACGCGGGCGCGCTCCAGGAGGACGGGCAGCTTGCCGATGTTGTGCGTGCCGAAGACCACGTCGACCCAGGGGGCCTTCGAGACGATCGTCTCGCGGTCCTTCTGGGCGAGACAGCCGCCGACGGCGATCTGCATGCCGGGGCGGGTGGTCTTCATCGGGGCGAGCCGGCCGAGGTTGCCGTACAGCTTGTTGTCGGCGTTCTCACGGACCGCGCAGGTGTTGAAGACGACGACGTCGGCGTCCCCGTCGGAGCCCTTGGGCGCCTTGACGTAACCCGCCTCTTCCAGCAGACCGGAGAGCCGCTCGGAGTCGTGGACGTTCATCTGGCACCCATAGGTGCGGATCTCATAGGTCTTGGTGCCGTCAACGCTCACTGCGGTGCTCCGGTCGCTGCTGCTCGTCATGCGTCCAAGGGTAGGCGGTCCCCGGACGGCCTCCGGCCGGACCGGGGGCCGGGGCGCATGCCGGGGAGCCCTGCCTCGCAGCCCCGACCCCGCGGTTTTCCGCAGGGTCGGGGCTGCGGAGAACCGCACCCGGAGGGGCGGGAAGCCTCATACCGGCGCTGAGCAGCGGTTCCTAGGTTCGAGGGAGAAGAGCGGGGCGCTCGCCCCGCGCCCTCCGGCAGGCTTGGAGTCCTCTCATGAACCTCGACCTCACGACCACGGCGATCGCCCAGCAGCCCGCCGACGGCGTCGCCGGCTGGGCCGCCGGCCTCGTCGACACGATGGGCGGTCCGGGAGCCGGTCTCGCCATCGCCCTGGAGAACCTCTTCCCACCGCTGCCCAGCGAGGTGATCCTGCCGCTGACCGGTTTCGCCGCCGGTCAGGGGGTGCTGAGCCTGGCCTCGGCACTGTTCTGGACGACGCTCGGTTCGGTCGTCGGCGCGGTGGCGCTCTACTGGATCGGGGGGCTCTTCGGCCGGGACCGGATGCACGCGATCTGGCGGAAGCTGCCGCTGGTGAAGGCCTCGGACCTGATCCGTACCGAGGAGTGGTTCGCCCGGCACGGCACCAAGGCCGTCTTCCTCGGCCGGATGGTGCCGATCTTCCGGAGCCTGATCTCGGTGCCGGCCGGTGTCGAACGGATGCCGATGCCGCTCTTCATCATGCTCACCACCCTCGGCAGCCTCATCTGGAACAGCGTCCTCGTCATGGCCGGCTACTGGCTGGGCGACCGGTGGGACCTGGTGGAGACGTACGTGGGTGTCCTGTCGAAGGCGGTGCTCGTCCTGGTCGTCGTCGCCGTCGTGGCCTACGCGGCGGTCCGGCTGCGCGGTCGCGGCAGGACCGCCACGCATCGACGCGCCTCGTGACACCTGCACCGGCACGCCTCGTGACACCCGACTCCCGCCCCACTCGTACGGCACCGCTTTCCGTACAGCCCCGGCGATCTTGCCCGGGCCGTGCGGGCGCATTAGTGTCGGGGCCCGTGCACGGGGACGGGGAGTCGGCGAGTACCGGGAGTGACGCGGGTGCGGACGGGCCCGTCACCCGTACGACCATCGCCTCCTGGCCGCGCCGCGGCCTCGGGACCCTCCTCGGCTGTGTGACAGCGCTGATCGGCGCCCTCTACTTCCTCGTCGTCGGTACGGCCCTCGGCCCGTTCCTCCTCTGGCCGCCCGCCCGCGCCGGCGCCCTGGAGATCCTGATGGCCGGCGCCCGGCGCCTGGTCACCCTCGAACGGCTCCGCCGCTCCGTCTTCTTCGGCGATCTCTTCCCCGCGCACTACGAGGCCTCGGACCGGAAGATCCTGCGCCACCTCGCCGTCCGCACCTCCACGGGGCTGCTCTGCGCGGTCGTGATCGCGCTGCTCGTCCTCGGCGCCGTCCTGGCCGGGATCCTGGCGTACGGCGTGGTCCGGGGCACGATCGGCTGGGACGAGCTGCTCACCCAGATCGTGCTCGGCGGGGTGCTCCTCTTCCTCGACGTCCAGGGTCTGTACGCGCTGGCCGCGCTCGACGCCCGTACCGCCCGCGAGTGTTTCGGCCCCTCCGAGCGGGAGCTGCTCCGGCGCCGTGTCGACGAACTCGCCGCCAGCCGGGCCGCCGTCGTCGAGGCCGTGGACGCCGAGCGGCGGCGCATCGAGCGCGATCTCCAC is a window encoding:
- a CDS encoding DedA family protein — encoded protein: MNLDLTTTAIAQQPADGVAGWAAGLVDTMGGPGAGLAIALENLFPPLPSEVILPLTGFAAGQGVLSLASALFWTTLGSVVGAVALYWIGGLFGRDRMHAIWRKLPLVKASDLIRTEEWFARHGTKAVFLGRMVPIFRSLISVPAGVERMPMPLFIMLTTLGSLIWNSVLVMAGYWLGDRWDLVETYVGVLSKAVLVLVVVAVVAYAAVRLRGRGRTATHRRAS
- a CDS encoding sensor histidine kinase: MASWPRRGLGTLLGCVTALIGALYFLVVGTALGPFLLWPPARAGALEILMAGARRLVTLERLRRSVFFGDLFPAHYEASDRKILRHLAVRTSTGLLCAVVIALLVLGAVLAGILAYGVVRGTIGWDELLTQIVLGGVLLFLDVQGLYALAALDARTARECFGPSERELLRRRVDELAASRAAVVEAVDAERRRIERDLHDGVQQRLVALAVLIGRARRGRHPEQAEALLLQAHEESQGVLTELREVAWRVYPSALDSLGLEEAIGGVAERSGIPLRCRFEVDAPLPRTVETAAYFVVSECVTNAAKHSSASAISVRVTLDGTRLTVRVEDDGTGGASETGSGLTGLRSRVAALDGALHIHSPLGGPTTITAELPCASSLPRTRPC